The window ctatgcctacggctaagccgtaggcatagtttttgtcTCATTTCCCCCCCTTTTTTCTGTTCGATTTCaatgccgacggccgccgttagCCCCGTCGGCATAGTTCGGACGCCGTCAAATGGTCGCTACTGACTAGGTAGGCGGgcctcatctatgccgacggccccgtaGGCATACCGCCAGAGGTCCCGACGGCGGTAGTATGCCGACAACCCCCGTAGGTATACCTCTAGAGGTCCCGACGGCGGcagtatgccgacggcccccgtcggtgtAGATCgacatatgccgacggcttttctacGCCTACAGCCTTCCCTAGGCCGTCGGGATATATCCATCTATGcctacgggggccgtcggcatagatgaggcCGTCGGCAACTACGTTAATTCTGGTAGTGGTACAGCGTCCAAAATGAAAGACAAACTGACAAAAACTAAGTGTCAAAGCTTGAGTAAGCGAGGATGCAACCAGAAGTATATCATACCAACTTCCAGAACCTCAAAAGAAACACTTAAATCAGAAGTGTCAATACTCCTGCCGCCTTGAGCATCTCCTAGCCCTATATATCCAAGCTGTAATGTAAAAGTCCTGCTCTCTGCTTGTAAGAGTAATTAAACTTTTCATAAGTTGGTATTGCGGCAAATTGTGGTTAGACACTCTGCCCACACTGGTGATCGCTGGGACGCGGATTTTTAGAGCAGCTGCGTCGGGGCCGCGCTATCGTAGCGGTTGAATCATCGCTCTGTACCTCAAGATGCCCGTCACGGAATCCCATTTTAGTGCACACGTTACCGTGGCAGATGGCTGTTACGGTCATTGATGTCATAGGGGTACTGCTCCATCGTAGGTTCTGCAGAATTttgtcctccacctcctcctttgtACCGACGCGCACCCGTGACTTCGACTCACGACTATACACACCACCCTGCTCGTTCCTTGACTTATCGTTCAATGGACGGAGTGCAAGGAGGCGATTCCATGGCGCCGGCGCGGAGCCGCCTGGAAATCACTCCGGCGGACGGCGATAGGTACCAATTAATAATCAATCAACCTGCAATACTGTTCGCTTTGCTCGTCTGGGGTGGGCTCCAATTGAGCTATATTTCCCCTGCGAGGTTATGAATCCCCTTCCAATATGGATTTTGTGCCGGGCCACAGATCCAACTCCGCCGCCGGCAATCCAATCTTCTCAGGCAGTCCGGTAATGAAGGGGGCGCTCGAGAATCCCGGAAGATGCGCATATCCGAGATGCGACGGCAGACCCCAAGTATGATTTATCTTGTTTCGGAGCTAAATCAGTTGTATGTCAGTTCTCATGTTTAAGCTCATTCATGTCCTCAAATAATCTGGTCTCATTTGTGCAGTGTGCACACCGGATTAATAACGCCTCCGGCTACATTGAGGGGCGCTAATTCATGTGCTTACGGCCCTGTTTGTAATCCACATGTACCTGCTCCTGATTCTGAAAACCTCATAGTTGTGCCTGGATGGAAGAACAGGTAATAATTCGTTGACACAATAAAAATTATGTGTTTTTGTGGAGTACTGTATGAATCCGCCTGAAGCTTTACATGTGTTCAAGAAGACTGTTCTGAAAATCTTGTTTACTCCATTCGTTCCATAATAAAGAAAGTTTCTTTTAATACCACATTAGTGTCAAAAAACACTCCTATATTATTTGACCTGGGGAGTACTTTGGTGTTTGAATCAAGGTATACAAAATTCAGTGGAATTCACATGATACCATAGACCCTATTGCATTCGACTTCATCAAGAATCTCCGTATAGCAATAATATCAGTGTTAGCAAAGTTTGTAACATCCTGGATGGGGCCGAATGGAATTCGCAAGCAGTACCATATCGGAAACAAGTATTGCGGGCCCTATGTGCCAAATTCTTCCAAGAGTCAATTCTCTGATATTTTCGACAATTTGAGCGATTTATGATATGCTTGACCAACTGCCATCTTTGGGTCACAACTTTTGCAGTTTGTTCCATGCTGCAACAGGCAAGTGCTCGGCGCATATATTGAACATGTGCAATCCGTTGTGGCCAGAGAGAATAAGCCCGTGGGTGCGCCAATCTTTGTAACCAGAGAACAACTGGAGTATGAAGTCATGATCGATCATGGGGCTATTCGGACCAGGATTCATGGACCTGGCTGGCAGAGGTTTCTTGACGAGTACGCAGTGCGGCCTGGTGACATGGTGTATATATGCCTTACTCGCGGTGATGGAAGATTTTTCGTGGAAGTTGAGATGGGTGGCATAAGGCAAACCCCACTTCCTTATATCGGTAAGTTTAAGGCATCAAATCTGCGAGTCTGAGTTATCACTCTTTACTGAGTATTTTAAATTCTCTGAATTATTCGTCATGGCTTATAAAACTTGTGGTTTTGGCAGCTCTGAATGGCTTATCCCTTGTGCATCGCGAGCTCGTCGACCAGTGTGTGTACACTAGGGGGATACGGTTGGAATTTCCAGAGATGAGAAAGATGATCAGACGTGCTTTCACCCCCTTGGAAGATATATGTTGCATCTTTGTACACAAGATGACTGGTGTTGACATTAGAGGTGGCTACATGGTTAGTAAACGTATCTCTATTATCTTGACAAAACAAAAAGTTGTTTCGTAAGTCAAATTTAGTAAATGGCTGACCACTCATCTCTGAATGTCGTTGTTTGTATTTGAAAGAGGCTTCCGAAGAAGGCTGTTGATCTTATTGAAAGCAAAACGGGCCATATGGATAATTCAGGGAGTATTCTGCTGCATGACGATACAGGAGCCCTTGTAGCGGCTTCATTCAAAAAGGCAAACGATGGAAGACTCGTCATACAAGGAGGTTTTCCGAAGTGTGTCGGTCAGCTTGAACTGAAGGAAAATGATCTTGTTGTCATCACGTTCCACAGGCGTGGCATGGACTATTTATACATAGACATAGATGCCATGTTGAACTTGGGAGCAGCTCATATATGCTTGCTCTTTTGTGTACTTCGTCATGGATCGGATTTGTAGCACTTTCGGTGTGGTACAAGACTATGTGCAAGTTTCAACCTATCCAGCACCCGCGGCTACATCTAAGTTTGATTGGTGTGGAATTACCAATGGTCATATGCTCTGCTTTGAAGAGTATGGCATAAGTTTGATTACCTTTTTCTGTTGGATTTTAATCACATAAATGCATGAATGTAGATTTTTCACCGGATTTGATGTGAGCAATTAATTTTTCGGTACCCCCCCCCCCTGACTGCCATGTTACGCATCATGTTGGAACGCATATCCAGATCAGCACTCAACGCATGAACTAAAAATAGATGTCTTTATAATTTGATTCATGCACTCTGTAACATATCAGTTCGTCTGTACTAACCATGCCACATTACCAACATTCGTCGATTCACCTAAGGTCATGAGCGTCCGCATCACAAAAAACAGCACAATAAAGAAAAAAACCTACTAGACATCTGACGTATTACCCATGACATTTGCATCCCGGGGCCCCTTTTCATAAGAACAAAACGAAGAACACGACTATGCATGCATGTCATTTTACCTGCATGATGACGGCGAAGTGTGCACGCCAGACAGATGTTGCTGTCCCAACCCCGTGCCTAGTTTGACCTGCAAAACGGAGGATCCAGGGCTAATAATGCTCCTGATATTTGCCCAAAACTAAACAACGAACTGGGTGTAGTACTCCCAAATAGACTACATCCCGACAGCAAAACTCCAATGCGCATAGAATAAATCACGTATTTACCTGTGGTGGATCCGGACAATACCAGACGGCGCGGGATGTCACCGGCGGCGGTGCGCGCTGCATCCCGGCGCTGGATAGCACGGGCGGCGAAACTCGTACCGGTGCCGCCGGCCCGGACCTGCGGCTGGTTACGCGCCTTCTCTTATCCCAGCGAATCGAATCCTGCCTCCGCTCGGATTTGGGTTCTCTCCATGTTCGATTTTAAAAGAATCCGCTGCCCCCGCCTGCTCCTAGAGATGGCTACTCCAAAGGGGAACGCAGATGGACCAGAGTCACGGGCCGCCTGCGGGAGTGTCCGGTAGTATCTATCCTTATCTCATTGTACAGTACCCTAGGGTAAGGGTAGGTCACGGTCCCGTCCCACTAagagcatgcttggatacgttttagtcccatgactaaaagtagtgggactaaagcttgctagtctcacccatgcttggatccaaatactaaagagactaaaatctagttattgagcatttattattctccaaaccctccaatccagaactaaggagaggaattaaatgaggagagagagagctaatacatattttagtaggtttcccatgactaaaagattttagcctcaagactagtcctagcctctttttagtcaggggtgcttggaactttagcctctaaaagagactatttttagtcagactaaaaatagtcccttgtatccaagcaccctctaataacACGAAGGAGATAACCGTGGCAGGAGATTCTTACAGGAACGGCTGGCACAGATCCCTAAGGATATGGACGCATAGGATAAGCGGGCCGGGGCGCACCTGCTCAAAAATATATTTTCGGTGATCGCTGGCCCTCAGAACACAGCATGCTTGGGTACACCCAGAAAGGCTCCAACCGGCATAACCATTCCTCGACAGATATAAGGTCACATAATTAGTTTCTTCAGATTTTGACCTAACAAACATTATTTACGAGACATAAGAATCACCATTTAACATTTAACCCTATTTAAGGATActtaaaacatattttttttactttactagacttttagatgttaggcttaggtgagaggtatGGGTATGTAgcccagcttgcaccccttcatcatttggataggagtagcggcagttGCTGCCAAGACGGCGGATTAAGGAATATTGTTgttatactttgtaaggtcctcaagaataatcaataaaatggccgtatgcatctcccagatgcagaggccgggggtcatcctccttttcgaaaaaaaactttACTAGACTTTTGAACTTATAGAACACTAACAGGTCAAATTTTAGATTTTTCAGATTTTTATTTTAATAAGTACAACAAGAATCTGCTCCTTCCTCCACATCGCTCCAGGGTCATGCAATAAAATACCCTCTTCCTCGCATCGCCCACACTCCAAAGAATGCCCAGCTGTCCACCTTCACCACCACCATTCTCCAGGCTCGGTTGACATGTCAAGGCAGAAGTCATGGTAAAGCATGAGAACCATGTCGCTACACACCGCGAACCATGGTGTTGAATATGTGGATGGAGTAACTTTGTCGAATCCCTTGGGTACTGTAATCAAATTTGGTAAGGAGCGGCGGACACACAGAGCAGAACCTAGATTTGGATGCGTATGAGGAGAATGCAGCACGTCAAGAGCgacatgttgaagagaaggcgagaaggTCCCGGCAGGAGCTTGAGAGAAAAAACAGTGTGATTCAGGTCATTTGGAAGGTCTTCAAACCCTCGCAGTCGGAACTGGGATACAGTAGAGGGAGTGGAGTCGAGAGAGGCGACAAACAGTTTGCTGGCTCTCTGCATGATGGCGCAAACTCTCTTCTTTCAATAGCAGATTGAAGGCTATGCGATAAAACAGTGTGAGGGATTTAATGCTCCTTTTGCCTGGCAGTATAAATAATCTACTTTCATGAAACTTATTAGTTATCCAAGGAATCGAAATTTGATTACTGAGGCTATAACAATATCCAAGTAAATAATCAAACAAAACCAAACAATCACCAGCGAGAGAGAATCTGTTCTATCCTATGGTTCTACCATTGCACCAAGGCGAGAGTTGATCCAGCCCTAGCAACGCAATTCAGAAGAGAGGTGGATTAATGGAGGAAGGGGAGGGGAAGAAACTAAGGTTGAGAGGCGACAATGCTGGGACAACAGAGACGACCTTATGGAGTGAGCCgggtgcggcggcggtgctccCTCTCCGACGACGGCGGCTGCTTTGCTCTGCTCTGCTTCTTCCTCGAAACTCATAACTTTTCTTTGTTTTTCCCTTGTAGAATGAGCCAGCGGCGGCACACTCCGATGATGGCTGCTATGCTTTATCTGCTGCGGCTTCAAAACTGGTATATATgtattattttgcaaaaaaatgcgtTGGATGGTCTGCTTGCTGCCTGGCTACATTTACCAAGCTGGACCATACTAATCAGGCTCGAGGTCAGTAGAAAACACGGCCCATTCTACGGTGTAAAAACTATGCTACTAGCTTCATCATTTTGCTATTCGAACAAGGTCTTCGAAAACGACTCAGACTCAAATTTCCAATACATCCCATTCCCGCTAGACCATGATATGATATGTGACCGTCTGTGCCTGTACGCTGCTCTTAATTGTTCCTCACCATCCACACTCTACTATTCTCACTTAGAAACTAAATGTGATCTTACTGCATTAGGAATAAACTAGTTATGTATTGGACGCCAGATAGTGATAAATGATGTTTGTGGCCCGGACATCATAAGTTCTTCACCAAACATCGCATGCAAACTGTGGCAGTCCTTTAATTCAACTGCATATGGTGTAGTTGTCGCCATATGCAGCACTCGTGAGTTGTGACTTATATAGATATGAGCAACCCTAACAGCAATGTTGCTTGCCAACCCTGACAAAAAAGCCATCCACTCAAAAAAAAATATATAGGTAAAGAGGGGTAATGGTTTGATGAAGCATGTCTATGATCCCTTGGGAGCCATATGTATATATGTGGTTTAATGACCTTGATCTCCAAGTCTTATATACATAAAAAGAGATTCCTAAACTTAAACACACGAGGAAGTTATAATTACGTTTCAATAGTCCCTTTCAAACATAACTTAAAGAAGTAAAAGACGTCTGATTAATTAGTACAAAAAATATTTGGAATAGACACAAATTAACTAATATAAAAACTTCATTTGTAATGATTTGTTACACTTTGTATTCTTCTGTTAAGAAGTATGATACTGATAGGCTCACTTCAAAAACCACGGTTGTGTGTGGTTATATGCTAATTATTTGTGAATACCCTACACCTAGGGCACAATTCTTGGTGTACATGACACATTTTATTACTAAATAATTCTTGCACAGAAACACTCATGATTATTACACAAACCAAAAATGTCACGTCTGTAATTTTCATTTTAATGCAAAAATTAGTCACATGAATTAACATGAATAGCACCAATTGCTAGAACAGTGAAATCCATCCATGGACACTAAATCCTGCACTTGTACAAGATTATATTTGGATTACATGTATTTGGTAGTctaggataatgggttcaagacatacgacaccGCTAGCATACAGAACTTCATTATGCGTGTCTAGTACATGTACTCAATGCATGACTTGTCGGCGTAtgtgctattcgttggctggtgtgtgcaaggAAGGTTCCCGTTCCCCACATGCAAGGCATCCCTTGAGTTTTGTTGGCTGCAGGCGGGTCgctagttttcttgcttcgacttgcatagacagttTCTGGATCCTCGCAATAAGTCCAGGAAAGACAAGaataacttcatcaaaggtagagttgtcaaaaactctgcaccacctgcgttgacaggcaagagaccctggatcagttaaacgctctcgagccagatccagagcgtccagggtatttcaaggggtataattcggaACACGTAagaactcacaagacatgcttgtggtatctgccttacttcaaagaccccctttacccacacaacatcgacgtgatgcacattgaAAAGAATATCATTGAGGCCctatttggtacattgttcggcatagaggggaagtcaaagaataatactaaggctagagtcgatcaagaggcgctatgtgatagaccgttataaaacatgcaagaaccgaaaggaaagcagaactggacgaagccaaaggcatggttcaaactTGGAAGGCtaactatgagggaaattatcttgtgggtgaaaatgcagttgatgttccccgatgggtatgcagtgaATCTAAAGAGGTTAGCGATtcttgaaaaattgaaaatatttgttctcaagattcatgattggcacatatggattgagcaggtaatgtcggtgatgttgcgtggctttatccgtgaggatgaatggctagtactggcagagctgagctatttcttccgtgttctttgtgtgaAAGAACTATTGCCtgccgtgctagaagaaatggaagagttgtcgccggagttgatctgcaagttagagaagatctttcgccGGGCTTCTTTAATACAATGCAACacatgattttgcatctcccgaccgaggcaagattggggggcccgtgcaaaatcgttggtgctacgcaactgagaggatgcagaagacgcttcgagcaaaatggaaaaataaacgtagaattgaagcatcgatagacgaggcattcattactgaggaggcgaCAAACTTCATGACAACACACTataaagccaaaaatcgtcatttgcataatctgaagcctcggtataatgctggcgaccctaaaaaggatggatccaacctcagcctattcaaagggaatctcgcaccagccggtGCTTCTAAACCAATATCGTTGGATGTCGAATAATGGCGGACCATTTTGTTgtacaacctaacagaagtgcggccgtacatcgagtaagttatcGCGGTATaatgtttcgcaacttctaattcctttgaatgctcttattcccggatatttgatacagtcgatacCTCGCCAAATCCTCGGATGGAGCAGAGATCGACAAGGAATCCatcaaagagtatgagcttctggcaaagcaaggaggcggctttcccggtttcatctcttggttcaaacaaacggtaatttccattagaccattctTATTTCTTCGTCTAATTTGCAGCTAATACAACAATCCTTTCGTATGGACgcagaattgagacaagtcgctaatggttttgactataagttcCGTtcgtttgacaaatacgacatcaacgggtatcacttTCGTACCTACGGGAAAGAGCTATCTGTGGCCGACCAAAAGTctataaattgttgtgtctctgctatcggtgatggaggtaccgagtattatgggagagttgaagcaatttatgaacttctattctatggcgaAAACCCACCGAACgtcatagtcttcaaatgttattggttccagccgaaggagactagaaggactcatgaacatatacggCTAGTCAAAATCAAACAAATCACCCATTTAGAtgatcctgatgtctatattatggctcaacaggcgacccatgtttatgttaggtattcaattttttatgctgtacttgatttatatagttagttgtatgattgtatgatttatatagttacttgtacaaTTTTCATACTTTGTATGattatttgttatacatagtgctatggtcttgatatccgtccccgtcggaacTCGCgcggtttatgattcggatgtggtatattccctTTTATAACGATTTGTTACATTTCGCATTTATGATAATTATTGCCATCAAGTTGGCAtagagatatttt is drawn from Triticum dicoccoides isolate Atlit2015 ecotype Zavitan chromosome 4A, WEW_v2.0, whole genome shotgun sequence and contains these coding sequences:
- the LOC119288142 gene encoding uncharacterized protein LOC119288142; translated protein: MEEQFVPCCNRQVLGAYIEHVQSVVARENKPVGAPIFVTREQLEYEVMIDHGAIRTRIHGPGWQRFLDEYAVRPGDMVYICLTRGDGRFFVEVEMGGIRQTPLPYIALNGLSLVHRELVDQCVYTRGIRLEFPEMRKMIRRAFTPLEDICCIFVHKMTGVDIRGGYMRLPKKAVDLIESKTGHMDNSGSILLHDDTGALVAASFKKANDGRLVIQGGFPKCVGQLELKENDLVVITFHRRGMDYLYIDIDAMLNLGAAHICLLFCVLRHGSDL